In Citrobacter sp. RHB25-C09, the following proteins share a genomic window:
- a CDS encoding MFS transporter yields MNTIKHDRSTQDLVRAAVSGWLGTALEFMDFQLYSLGAALVFHEIFFPEQSAAMALILAMGTYGAGYIARIVGAFIFGKMGDSIGRKKVLFITITMMGICTTLIGVLPTYAQIGIFAPVLLVTLRIIQGLGAGAEISGAGTMLAEYAPKGKRGIISSLVAMGTNCGTLSATAIWAVMFFALDREELLAWGWRIPFLASVVVMIFAIWLRMNLKESPVFEQVNEGDAPELQNAADVSLGAMFRSKSFWLATGLRFGQAGNSGLIQTFLAGYLVQTLLFNKSIPTDALMISSVIGFITIPLLGWLSDRYGRRLPYILLNISAIILAWPMLSIIVDKSYSPGIIMTALIVIHNFAVLGLFALENITMAEIFGSRNHFTRMAIAKEAGGLVAVGFGPVLAGIFCNMTGSWLPILLMIIAYSLIGLISALLMPEVCDRDLRLPEDAAEVRSERQQAPVTNHI; encoded by the coding sequence ATGAATACGATTAAACATGACAGAAGCACCCAGGATCTGGTGCGGGCCGCTGTTTCCGGTTGGTTGGGCACCGCGCTTGAATTTATGGATTTTCAACTCTATTCCCTCGGTGCGGCATTAGTTTTTCATGAAATATTCTTTCCGGAACAGTCTGCTGCCATGGCGCTCATTCTGGCAATGGGAACGTATGGCGCAGGGTATATCGCCAGGATTGTCGGTGCCTTTATTTTTGGCAAGATGGGCGACAGCATTGGGCGTAAAAAAGTATTGTTTATCACAATAACCATGATGGGGATCTGCACCACATTAATTGGGGTTCTACCTACCTATGCGCAAATTGGTATATTTGCCCCGGTGCTGCTGGTGACATTACGCATTATACAGGGATTAGGCGCTGGCGCCGAAATATCCGGTGCCGGAACGATGCTGGCGGAATATGCGCCAAAAGGAAAGCGCGGCATTATTTCATCTCTGGTGGCAATGGGGACTAACTGTGGCACTCTCAGCGCTACGGCGATTTGGGCGGTGATGTTCTTTGCCCTCGACCGCGAGGAGTTACTGGCATGGGGGTGGCGAATCCCATTCCTGGCAAGCGTGGTCGTGATGATTTTTGCAATCTGGCTGCGAATGAACCTCAAAGAGAGCCCGGTGTTTGAACAGGTTAACGAAGGTGATGCGCCGGAATTACAAAACGCAGCGGATGTTTCTCTGGGAGCAATGTTTCGCAGTAAATCCTTCTGGCTGGCAACAGGATTACGCTTTGGTCAGGCAGGTAACTCTGGGCTGATCCAGACCTTCCTTGCCGGCTATCTGGTGCAAACCCTGCTATTCAATAAGTCCATCCCCACAGATGCGCTGATGATCAGTTCCGTCATCGGTTTTATTACCATTCCACTTCTTGGTTGGTTGTCCGATAGGTATGGCCGCCGTTTACCTTATATCCTGCTGAACATTTCGGCCATTATTTTGGCCTGGCCGATGCTGTCGATCATCGTGGATAAATCCTACAGCCCTGGCATCATCATGACGGCGCTGATCGTCATCCATAACTTCGCAGTGCTTGGTCTGTTCGCGCTGGAAAACATTACTATGGCGGAAATCTTTGGCTCGCGAAACCACTTTACCCGCATGGCCATCGCCAAAGAAGCAGGGGGGTTGGTTGCCGTTGGTTTTGGTCCTGTGCTGGCGGGGATCTTCTGTAACATGACCGGCAGTTGGCTGCCAATTCTGCTGATGATCATTGCTTACTCGCTTATAGGTCTCATTTCAGCATTGTTGATGCCTGAAGTCTGCGACCGTGATTTGCGGCTTCCTGAAGACGCGGCGGAAGTCCGCTCCGAAAGGCAGCAAGCACCGGTTACGAACCACATCTAA
- the rspA gene encoding starvation-sensing protein RspA → MKIVGAEVFVTCPGRNFVTLKITTEDGLTGLGDATLNGRELSVASYLKDHLCPQLIGRDAHRIEDIWQFFYKGAYWRRGPVTMSAISAVDMALWDIKAKAANMPLYQLLGGASREGVMVYCHTTGHTLDDVLEDYARHKEMGFKAIRVQCGVPGMKTTYGMAKGKGLAYEPATKGQWPEEQLWSTEKYLDFTPKLFAAVRDKFGFDEHLLHDMHHRLTPIEAARFGKSIEDYRLFWMEDPTPAENQECFRLIRQHTVTPIAVGEVFNSIWDCKQLIEEQLIDYIRTTITHAGGITGMRRIADFASLYQVRTGSHGPSDLSPVCMAAALHFDLWVPNFGVQEYMGYSEQMLEVFPHNWTFDNGYMHPGDKPGLGIEFDEKLAAKYPYDPAYLPVARLEDGTLWNW, encoded by the coding sequence ATGAAGATTGTAGGTGCTGAGGTTTTTGTCACCTGTCCGGGTCGTAATTTTGTGACCTTAAAAATTACAACGGAGGATGGCCTCACCGGTCTGGGTGACGCAACGCTTAATGGACGAGAACTGTCCGTCGCGTCTTACCTGAAAGACCATCTCTGTCCGCAACTGATTGGTCGCGATGCACATCGCATCGAAGATATCTGGCAATTCTTTTATAAAGGCGCTTACTGGCGACGTGGCCCGGTGACCATGTCTGCGATTTCCGCTGTCGATATGGCACTTTGGGATATTAAAGCGAAAGCGGCAAATATGCCGTTGTATCAACTGCTGGGTGGTGCCTCCCGTGAAGGTGTGATGGTTTATTGCCACACAACCGGTCATACCCTTGATGATGTGCTGGAAGATTATGCGCGTCATAAAGAGATGGGTTTCAAAGCGATCCGCGTTCAATGCGGTGTGCCTGGCATGAAGACCACTTATGGCATGGCCAAAGGTAAAGGTCTGGCCTATGAGCCAGCCACGAAAGGGCAATGGCCAGAAGAGCAACTCTGGTCGACGGAAAAATATCTCGACTTCACGCCGAAACTGTTTGCAGCCGTGCGCGATAAGTTTGGTTTCGATGAGCATCTGTTGCATGACATGCACCACCGCCTGACGCCAATTGAAGCGGCGCGCTTTGGCAAAAGCATTGAAGACTACCGCTTGTTCTGGATGGAAGATCCAACGCCTGCCGAAAACCAGGAGTGCTTCCGTCTCATTCGTCAGCACACCGTAACGCCAATCGCTGTGGGTGAAGTCTTTAACAGTATCTGGGATTGCAAGCAGCTGATCGAAGAGCAGTTAATTGACTATATCCGTACCACCATTACGCACGCGGGTGGGATTACCGGCATGCGCCGCATCGCGGATTTCGCCTCGCTGTATCAGGTCCGCACCGGGTCTCATGGTCCATCCGATCTCTCTCCAGTGTGCATGGCCGCCGCACTGCATTTTGATCTGTGGGTACCGAATTTTGGCGTGCAGGAATATATGGGCTACTCCGAGCAAATGCTGGAAGTCTTCCCGCACAACTGGACCTTTGATAACGGCTATATGCATCCGGGCGACAAGCCAGGGCTTGGTATTGAGTTCGATGAAAAACTGGCGGCGAAATACCCCTACGACCCCGCTTATCTACCGGTAGCTCGCCTGGAAGACGGCACGCTATGGAACTGGTAA
- the uxaC gene encoding glucuronate isomerase, producing MDFINDRFMIDNEVGVRLYQEVAKDLPIIDYHCHLDAKDIYENRAFADITQLWLAGDHYKWRAMRANGIDERLITGDASPEAKFQAWAETVEAAFGNPLYHWTHLELSHYFGYRQTLDSRNWREVMEYCNRLIRQPDFTPRRLMERSGVEVICTTDAPLDSLEYHRLLQQDTSFAIKVLPTFRSDDVFNENAAEFALFTAKLGQLTDLDIDSFDQFSAALGKRIAWFHEVGCRISDHGPVSIEYQTADPDLVNQLFMRKASGQTLTKEEERQLSSAIFVMLAGHYKSLGWAMQIHFGAIRNNNSRMQQQLGINTGFDSINDQSHLAASLNALLDAMAKKNALPKTILYNLNAIYNDVVATTIANFQSADLGVKSPMQFGSGWWFNDTRRGMENQLNSLADQGLLMHFVGMLTDSRSFVSYTRHDYFRRILCNLIGGWVEKGEVPDNKEILTRMIRNICHDNANNYFKF from the coding sequence ATGGACTTCATTAACGATCGATTCATGATCGACAATGAAGTCGGTGTTCGGCTTTATCAAGAAGTCGCAAAAGATCTGCCGATCATCGATTATCACTGTCATCTTGACGCAAAGGATATCTACGAAAACCGCGCCTTTGCGGATATTACCCAGCTTTGGCTGGCTGGCGATCATTACAAATGGCGGGCGATGCGCGCCAACGGCATTGATGAACGCCTGATTACGGGCGATGCCAGTCCTGAAGCAAAATTTCAGGCATGGGCCGAAACCGTCGAGGCCGCGTTTGGCAACCCGCTGTATCACTGGACGCACCTGGAATTAAGCCACTATTTCGGCTACCGGCAGACCCTCGATAGCCGCAACTGGCGAGAGGTGATGGAGTACTGCAATCGCCTCATTCGCCAGCCGGATTTTACGCCGCGTCGTCTTATGGAGCGTTCTGGTGTGGAGGTGATCTGCACGACCGATGCGCCGCTCGATTCGCTGGAATATCATCGCCTGCTACAACAGGACACCTCATTCGCCATTAAGGTACTACCGACATTTCGTTCCGATGATGTCTTCAATGAAAACGCGGCTGAGTTCGCGCTGTTTACTGCAAAGCTTGGCCAGTTAACCGATCTGGACATCGACTCATTCGACCAGTTCTCAGCCGCTCTCGGTAAACGCATCGCCTGGTTCCACGAAGTGGGGTGCCGAATTTCCGATCACGGGCCAGTGAGTATTGAGTACCAGACCGCCGATCCCGACCTCGTGAACCAACTCTTTATGCGTAAGGCTTCCGGGCAGACGCTAACAAAAGAAGAAGAACGGCAACTGAGCAGCGCGATTTTTGTGATGCTGGCTGGACACTACAAATCGCTGGGCTGGGCTATGCAGATCCACTTCGGGGCAATTCGTAATAACAACAGTCGAATGCAGCAACAGTTGGGGATAAATACCGGATTTGACTCCATTAACGATCAGTCGCATCTGGCGGCGTCCCTTAATGCACTTCTGGATGCCATGGCGAAGAAAAATGCGCTGCCTAAAACCATCCTTTATAACCTGAACGCTATTTATAACGATGTCGTGGCGACCACTATCGCCAATTTCCAGAGTGCCGATCTGGGTGTGAAGTCCCCAATGCAATTTGGCTCCGGGTGGTGGTTCAACGACACCCGACGGGGCATGGAAAATCAACTGAATAGTCTCGCTGACCAGGGATTGCTGATGCATTTCGTGGGCATGTTAACGGATTCGCGCAGTTTTGTTTCTTATACCCGCCATGATTATTTCCGCAGAATCCTCTGCAACCTCATTGGTGGATGGGTTGAGAAAGGTGAAGTACCCGACAATAAAGAAATTCTGACGCGGATGATCAGAAACATTTGTCACGATAACGCTAATAACTATTTTAAATTCTAA
- a CDS encoding MFS transporter — protein MTRTNRKITIPVSIGYGLTDIMGGGAFTVIGAWLLFFYTTFVGLSPVEAASIVAIARIVDAIVSLFMGSFTDHFYKNALGKKFGRRRFFLLIGAPLMLVYILLWVTGMSFWFYLAVYLAFEIIAAMVLIPWETLPSEMTKDFNSRTKLSTCRMFLSASGTFLATFIPGLLIGYFGEQDPNAYFINGVVFAVMFMICVFISWKVTWERELTPDMLQELERSSQPTTFAEKVAKVGGLFKDYASTLKVRAFRKHLAIYLFSFTAKDVYNTVFVFFCVYCLNVSSSLAGTLLSMSIVGLPVTLLAGVAIIKYGPSRLYIFAYTVMMLCLAGLFMVYQFPGENKVTLLVILAAVYQVGRCVLEFTPWNVFPFIPDIDEMITRQRREGLFAAVMTFSRKTTVAIATFIVGLMLQSGGFVKGSQVQPEEAINTIATLLFVGTAGLLILALWQALTFHLNKRTHKIFVDEVERLKAHGAKEDVEPETRHIVEDLTGYRYDTLWCETSAPTAKPAKSATTLS, from the coding sequence ATGACTCGTACCAATAGAAAAATAACAATTCCGGTCAGCATCGGTTACGGTCTGACGGATATTATGGGGGGAGGCGCCTTTACGGTCATCGGCGCCTGGCTGCTGTTCTTCTATACCACTTTCGTCGGTTTATCACCGGTAGAAGCAGCATCTATCGTGGCGATTGCGCGCATCGTCGATGCCATCGTGAGCCTGTTTATGGGCTCGTTTACCGATCATTTTTATAAGAATGCTTTGGGGAAAAAGTTCGGCAGACGCCGTTTCTTTTTGCTGATCGGCGCGCCATTAATGCTGGTGTATATCCTGCTGTGGGTGACCGGAATGAGTTTCTGGTTCTACCTTGCCGTATACCTGGCTTTTGAAATTATAGCCGCCATGGTGTTAATCCCATGGGAAACCTTGCCGTCAGAAATGACCAAAGACTTTAATTCACGGACGAAATTGTCAACCTGCCGAATGTTTCTTTCTGCGTCCGGTACATTTCTGGCAACCTTTATTCCGGGCTTGCTGATCGGATATTTCGGTGAACAGGATCCTAACGCCTATTTCATTAACGGTGTGGTATTCGCAGTGATGTTCATGATTTGTGTATTCATCTCCTGGAAAGTGACCTGGGAGCGTGAACTCACGCCGGATATGTTGCAGGAACTTGAACGCAGCAGTCAGCCGACAACCTTCGCAGAAAAAGTCGCGAAGGTGGGGGGCTTGTTTAAAGATTATGCCTCTACGCTGAAAGTTCGTGCTTTCCGTAAACATCTCGCCATTTATCTCTTCTCTTTTACGGCGAAGGATGTATATAACACCGTCTTTGTCTTCTTCTGCGTCTATTGCCTGAATGTATCGTCGTCACTGGCGGGGACGTTACTGTCGATGAGTATTGTAGGGCTGCCGGTGACCTTACTGGCTGGGGTTGCGATCATCAAATACGGTCCATCGCGTCTCTATATTTTTGCCTACACCGTCATGATGCTGTGTCTGGCCGGGCTGTTTATGGTTTATCAGTTCCCGGGTGAGAACAAGGTAACGCTGTTAGTGATTCTGGCGGCGGTGTATCAGGTAGGCCGCTGTGTGCTCGAATTTACGCCATGGAACGTTTTCCCGTTTATTCCGGATATCGATGAAATGATTACCCGCCAGCGTCGCGAAGGACTGTTTGCTGCGGTAATGACTTTTTCAAGGAAAACCACGGTGGCTATCGCGACCTTTATTGTCGGTCTTATGCTGCAGAGCGGCGGATTTGTTAAAGGCAGCCAGGTACAACCGGAAGAAGCTATTAATACCATCGCGACATTGTTGTTTGTCGGTACCGCCGGGTTATTAATTCTGGCGCTGTGGCAAGCGTTGACGTTCCATCTGAATAAACGCACGCACAAGATCTTTGTTGATGAAGTGGAGCGTTTAAAAGCCCACGGTGCGAAAGAAGACGTCGAGCCGGAAACGCGGCATATCGTGGAAGACCTGACAGGCTATCGTTATGACACGCTGTGGTGTGAAACATCTGCACCGACCGCAAAACCCGCCAAATCAGCCACTACGCTGAGCTAA
- a CDS encoding mannitol dehydrogenase family protein: MQNKLLTAKATLPGYDRSALVTRIVHLGFGAFHRAHQGVYADILAAEHNSDWGYCEVNLIGGEQQIADLKQQNNLYTVAEMSADTWTARVVGVVKNALHAQVDGQETVLAAMCEPQVAIVSLTITEKGYCHSPATGQLMLDHPMIVADLRNPHQPRSAPGVIVEALARRKAAGLPAFTVMSCDNMPENGHVMRNVVTSYAKAVDAELASWIEQHVTFPSTMVDRIVPAVTEETLDKIEKLTGVRDPAGVACEPFRQWVIEDNFVAGRPQWEKAGAELVADVIPFEEMKLRMLNGSHSFLAYLGYLAGYQHINDCMGDDNYRVAARALMLKEQAPTLKVQGVDLTRYADLLIDRYSNPALRHRTWQIAMDGSQKLPQRMLDSVRWHLANGSRFDLLALGVAGWMRYVGGVDEQGNTIEVNDPLLPVIQTAVQNSDEGESRVDSLLGIEAIFGNELPHVAAFTQKVKEAYLELLALGAKATVARYVAIL, encoded by the coding sequence ATGCAAAACAAGCTCTTAACGGCAAAAGCAACGCTGCCGGGTTACGATCGCAGCGCACTGGTTACGCGTATTGTTCATCTTGGCTTCGGTGCTTTCCATCGTGCGCATCAGGGTGTGTATGCCGATATTCTGGCGGCAGAGCACAACAGCGACTGGGGGTATTGCGAGGTTAATCTGATTGGCGGTGAACAACAAATTGCCGATTTAAAACAGCAGAATAACCTTTACACCGTGGCTGAAATGTCAGCGGACACGTGGACCGCAAGAGTGGTTGGCGTGGTCAAAAACGCGCTGCATGCGCAAGTCGATGGACAGGAAACCGTTCTGGCAGCAATGTGTGAACCTCAGGTTGCGATTGTCTCACTGACGATCACGGAAAAAGGGTACTGTCACTCGCCAGCAACCGGACAATTGATGCTGGATCACCCCATGATCGTCGCCGATCTACGCAATCCGCATCAGCCCAGGAGTGCCCCTGGCGTGATTGTCGAAGCTCTGGCACGTCGCAAGGCTGCGGGATTGCCGGCTTTTACGGTCATGTCGTGCGATAACATGCCGGAAAACGGACATGTCATGCGTAATGTTGTCACCTCCTACGCAAAAGCGGTTGATGCTGAACTGGCGTCGTGGATTGAGCAGCATGTTACATTCCCGTCCACCATGGTTGACCGCATCGTCCCCGCAGTAACGGAAGAAACACTGGATAAAATTGAAAAACTGACCGGCGTTCGCGATCCGGCAGGTGTAGCCTGTGAGCCGTTCCGTCAGTGGGTGATAGAAGATAACTTTGTCGCTGGTCGTCCACAGTGGGAGAAGGCGGGTGCAGAGCTGGTGGCCGACGTGATTCCGTTTGAGGAAATGAAGTTGCGCATGCTTAACGGCAGCCATTCATTCCTGGCGTACCTGGGCTATCTGGCAGGCTACCAACACATTAATGACTGCATGGGTGATGACAACTATCGTGTTGCTGCCCGGGCGCTAATGTTGAAAGAGCAGGCACCGACCTTAAAAGTGCAGGGTGTTGATCTGACGCGCTATGCCGATCTGCTGATTGATCGTTACAGCAACCCAGCGTTGCGTCACCGCACCTGGCAGATTGCGATGGACGGTAGCCAGAAGCTTCCACAGCGTATGCTGGATTCAGTGCGCTGGCATCTCGCGAACGGCAGCCGTTTTGATCTGCTGGCGCTGGGCGTGGCTGGCTGGATGCGCTATGTCGGCGGTGTGGATGAGCAGGGCAATACCATTGAAGTTAATGACCCGCTGCTGCCAGTGATTCAGACCGCAGTACAGAACAGTGATGAAGGGGAGAGCCGCGTTGACTCTCTGCTGGGTATTGAAGCGATATTTGGCAACGAACTGCCGCATGTCGCGGCGTTTACTCAGAAAGTGAAAGAGGCGTATCTGGAACTGCTCGCTTTGGGGGCAAAAGCCACCGTCGCACGTTATGTTGCAATACTGTAG
- a CDS encoding GntR family transcriptional regulator, which translates to MTVETQLNPTQPVNQQIYRILRRDIVHCLIAPGTPLSEKEVSVRFNVSRQPVREAFIKLAENGLIQIRPQRGSYVNKISLSQVRNGCFVRQAIECAVVRRAAAMVTESQCYQLEQNLNQQRIAIERKQLNDFFDLDDEFHQKLALIADCQLAWDTVENIKATIDRVRYMSLDHISPPEMLHRQHLEIFKALENHDANAVDRAMTQHLQEISASVQLIRQENRDWFSEE; encoded by the coding sequence ATGACCGTCGAAACGCAGCTCAATCCTACACAGCCCGTAAATCAGCAGATTTATCGTATTCTTCGTCGCGATATCGTGCACTGCCTGATTGCGCCAGGTACCCCCCTTTCTGAGAAAGAGGTTTCTGTTCGCTTTAATGTCTCCCGTCAGCCGGTACGCGAAGCATTTATTAAGCTCGCCGAAAACGGATTAATTCAGATCCGGCCGCAGCGCGGCAGTTACGTGAATAAAATCTCGTTATCTCAGGTGCGAAACGGCTGTTTTGTACGACAGGCAATTGAGTGTGCGGTGGTGCGACGTGCTGCCGCGATGGTGACTGAAAGTCAGTGTTATCAGTTAGAACAAAACCTGAATCAACAGCGGATTGCGATTGAGCGCAAGCAGCTAAATGATTTCTTCGATCTCGATGATGAGTTTCATCAAAAGCTGGCATTAATTGCTGATTGCCAGTTGGCATGGGATACGGTTGAGAACATCAAGGCGACCATTGACCGCGTTCGCTATATGAGCCTTGACCACATTTCTCCCCCCGAGATGTTGCACCGCCAGCATCTTGAGATTTTTAAAGCCCTCGAAAATCATGACGCTAATGCTGTTGATCGCGCCATGACGCAGCATTTGCAGGAAATTAGCGCATCCGTTCAGTTGATCCGCCAGGAAAATCGCGACTGGTTCAGCGAAGAGTAA
- the ydfG gene encoding bifunctional NADP-dependent 3-hydroxy acid dehydrogenase/3-hydroxypropionate dehydrogenase YdfG, whose protein sequence is MIVLVTGATAGFGECITRRFVENGHKVIATGRRQERLQELKESLGDNVLTAQLDVRNRAAIEEMLASLPAKWREIDVLVNNAGLALGLEPAHKASVEDWETMIDTNNKGLVYMTRAVLPGMVERNRGHIINIGSTAGSWPYAGGNVYGATKAFVRQFSLNLRTDLHGTAIRVTDIEPGLVGGTEFSNVRFKGDDEKASNAYANTTALTPEDVTETVWWVATLPAHVNINTVEMMPVAQSFAGLNVHRG, encoded by the coding sequence ATGATCGTTTTAGTAACCGGAGCAACAGCAGGTTTTGGTGAATGCATTACACGTCGTTTTGTTGAGAATGGGCATAAAGTCATTGCCACTGGCCGTCGCCAGGAACGCCTGCAAGAATTAAAAGAGTCACTGGGCGATAACGTACTGACAGCCCAGTTGGACGTGCGCAATCGCGCAGCCATTGAAGAGATGCTGGCGTCATTGCCTGCAAAATGGCGTGAGATTGACGTACTGGTCAACAATGCCGGACTGGCGCTCGGTCTTGAGCCTGCGCATAAAGCCAGCGTAGAGGACTGGGAAACCATGATCGACACCAACAATAAAGGTCTGGTGTATATGACCCGGGCCGTGCTTCCAGGCATGGTGGAACGTAATCGCGGTCATATCATTAATATCGGTTCAACTGCGGGTAGCTGGCCATATGCTGGTGGTAACGTCTATGGCGCGACAAAAGCGTTTGTCCGTCAATTCAGTTTAAACCTACGTACTGACCTCCACGGTACCGCAATTCGCGTCACCGATATCGAACCGGGACTGGTTGGCGGTACAGAGTTCTCCAATGTGCGCTTTAAAGGCGATGATGAAAAGGCAAGCAACGCCTACGCCAACACGACGGCGTTGACGCCTGAAGACGTCACTGAAACGGTCTGGTGGGTGGCAACGTTGCCTGCACATGTGAACATCAACACGGTCGAAATGATGCCTGTCGCGCAGTCTTTTGCTGGTCTTAACGTCCATCGCGGTTAA
- the dcp gene encoding peptidyl-dipeptidase Dcp: MSLSNPFFSHSLLPYQAPRFDLIETSHYQPAFEEGIRQKRAEIAAIVGNSAAPDFNNTLLALERSGELLTRVTNVFFAMTAAHTNDELQRLDELFSAELAALSNDIWLDSALFARVDAVWQQRASLPLDAESLRLTEVTHQRFVLAGAQLAEADKAQLRQLNTEAATLTSQFNQRLLAANKTGGLVVDYVHQLDGLTPEEIAVAREAASEKGLAEGWLIPLLNTTQQPALASLRDRQTRENLFTAGWMRAEKGDANDTRPLIQRLIAIRTAQAKLLNFPDYASWKIADQMAKTPESALTFMRALVPAARQRVLNEQADIQKVIDDEQAGFTVQAWDWAYYAEQVRRAKYALDESQLKPYFALDTVLNEGVFWTANQLFGIRFIERFDIPVYHPDVRVWEIFDQDGEGLALFFGDFFARDSKSGGAWMGNFVEQSTLNDARPVIYNVCNYQKPTAGQPALLFWDDVITLFHEFGHTLHGLFASQRYATLSGTNTPRDFVEFPSQINEHWASHPDVFDRYARHYATGEKMPPELQEKMRKASLFNKGYEMTELLSAALLDMGWHRLSGDAPESVEAREKQILAAENLDLPAVPPRYRSSYFAHIFGGGYAAGYYAYLWTQMLADDGYQWFVEHGGLLRKNGQRFRDAILSRGNSEALEHLYPTWRGREPDISAMLKHRGLAE, encoded by the coding sequence ATGTCGTTATCGAATCCGTTTTTCAGTCATAGCCTGTTACCGTACCAGGCCCCTCGGTTTGATCTGATTGAAACCAGCCATTATCAGCCAGCTTTTGAGGAAGGCATCCGACAAAAGCGCGCGGAAATTGCTGCCATCGTCGGCAACAGCGCAGCCCCTGACTTTAACAATACGCTTCTTGCGTTAGAGAGGAGCGGTGAGCTGTTAACAAGAGTCACCAACGTCTTTTTTGCCATGACGGCTGCACATACTAATGATGAATTGCAGCGTCTGGACGAACTTTTTTCTGCCGAACTTGCTGCGCTATCCAATGATATCTGGCTGGATAGTGCGCTATTTGCCCGTGTAGATGCGGTCTGGCAACAGCGGGCGTCTTTGCCGCTGGATGCGGAATCACTGCGCTTGACAGAGGTCACGCATCAGCGATTCGTTCTGGCTGGGGCACAATTAGCCGAAGCCGACAAAGCGCAGCTACGCCAGTTGAATACCGAAGCGGCGACGTTGACCAGCCAGTTTAATCAGCGACTGCTGGCAGCCAATAAAACCGGTGGACTGGTGGTCGATTACGTTCACCAGCTGGATGGATTAACCCCCGAAGAAATTGCCGTCGCGCGGGAAGCCGCCAGTGAAAAGGGGCTGGCAGAAGGATGGTTGATTCCCTTATTGAACACCACGCAACAACCGGCACTCGCTTCGCTGCGCGATCGCCAGACGCGGGAGAACCTGTTTACCGCCGGGTGGATGCGTGCTGAAAAGGGGGACGCGAATGATACCCGTCCGCTCATTCAACGGCTGATTGCTATACGCACCGCCCAGGCGAAGTTGCTCAATTTTCCCGACTACGCCTCGTGGAAAATCGCCGACCAGATGGCGAAAACGCCGGAGTCGGCATTAACGTTTATGCGTGCCCTCGTTCCCGCAGCGCGTCAGCGGGTGCTAAATGAACAGGCAGATATACAAAAAGTCATTGATGACGAGCAGGCCGGATTCACCGTGCAGGCCTGGGACTGGGCATATTACGCTGAGCAGGTGCGGCGGGCAAAATATGCCCTCGATGAGTCGCAGCTCAAACCCTATTTCGCCTTAGATACCGTGCTTAACGAAGGGGTTTTTTGGACTGCGAATCAACTGTTTGGCATCCGATTCATTGAGCGTTTCGATATCCCTGTCTATCATCCCGACGTTCGGGTATGGGAGATTTTCGACCAGGACGGCGAAGGTCTGGCGCTCTTTTTCGGTGACTTCTTTGCCCGCGACTCGAAAAGCGGCGGTGCATGGATGGGGAATTTTGTAGAGCAATCGACACTGAATGACGCTCGCCCGGTTATCTACAACGTCTGCAATTATCAGAAACCCACGGCGGGGCAGCCTGCGCTCCTGTTCTGGGATGATGTGATCACGCTATTCCATGAGTTTGGTCACACGCTGCATGGGCTGTTTGCCAGTCAACGCTATGCCACGCTCTCCGGCACGAACACGCCGCGCGATTTTGTGGAGTTTCCTTCACAGATAAACGAGCACTGGGCAAGTCACCCCGATGTCTTTGACCGCTATGCCCGGCATTATGCAACCGGCGAGAAAATGCCACCGGAATTGCAGGAAAAAATGCGCAAGGCGAGCCTGTTTAATAAAGGCTATGAGATGACTGAACTGCTCAGCGCAGCCTTACTGGATATGGGCTGGCATCGGTTATCCGGAGACGCTCCGGAATCTGTCGAAGCGCGTGAAAAACAGATCCTGGCCGCAGAAAATCTGGACCTCCCGGCGGTACCACCGCGTTATCGCAGCAGTTATTTTGCCCATATCTTCGGTGGTGGCTATGCCGCAGGCTACTATGCCTACCTCTGGACGCAAATGTTGGCGGACGATGGCTATCAGTGGTTTGTTGAGCATGGGGGATTGTTGCGAAAAAATGGTCAACGTTTTCGCGACGCGATCCTTTCCCGCGGTAACAGTGAAGCCCTTGAACACCTCTATCCCACGTGGCGGGGGCGGGAACCTGACATCAGCGCGATGTTGAAACATCGTGGACTGGCTGAATAA